A single region of the Lysinibacillus sp. B2A1 genome encodes:
- a CDS encoding SRPBCC family protein encodes MATGTHIVEVPVGIDHVWDFVSDMEKWAKLVPGYNAHEMIDDKHSTWTFKGNVGVLKKTVQVEITILEWVAPSKVTFELKGLSDNFTGNGYFLAESIDAENTKMTGFLEVVAGGLAGPVLNPIFKPIVPKATQMLTDRVANKIKLVHV; translated from the coding sequence ATGGCAACAGGCACACATATAGTCGAAGTACCCGTAGGAATTGATCATGTATGGGATTTCGTCAGCGATATGGAAAAATGGGCAAAGCTTGTCCCAGGTTATAACGCACATGAAATGATTGATGACAAACATTCAACATGGACTTTTAAAGGCAATGTTGGGGTTCTGAAAAAAACAGTTCAAGTTGAAATTACTATTTTAGAATGGGTTGCCCCTAGTAAAGTAACATTTGAATTAAAAGGTCTTTCGGATAATTTTACAGGTAACGGATATTTCCTTGCAGAAAGCATCGATGCAGAAAATACTAAAATGACAGGCTTTTTAGAGGTAGTAGCAGGTGGATTAGCAGGTCCTGTTTTAAATCCAATCTTTAAGCCAATCGTACCAAAAGCAACACAGATGCTAACAGATCGTGTAGCAAATAAAATTAAATTGGTACATGTATAA
- a CDS encoding valyl-tRNA synthetase: MPTSLTSYDARGGIIIEHKTWNMRETFCFPGYGCPTEIAAVQIKPQWQTMQLEDSLRLMGIYHITAHVRFDFQDMQAFKDDEELVKIDALDIQGDTGYFEYAVPLHVDLPKDSALEDLMVKDVRPTLTNQMCQLEWTVTSIFNEQELVLENACAFDQQSATVKAEKSITVEETAPLKQHVAVSAPIEAQAEVKVASAKLDKLTASEQKTVLRESSSQIVVRESSSWQEVPSMIWDLEEGYTPLKVRVSNDII; the protein is encoded by the coding sequence ATACCGACCTCTCTTACTTCATATGATGCAAGGGGAGGGATTATTATCGAACACAAAACTTGGAATATGCGTGAAACTTTCTGTTTTCCTGGCTACGGCTGCCCAACAGAAATAGCAGCTGTGCAAATTAAGCCTCAGTGGCAGACGATGCAATTAGAAGATTCATTGCGATTAATGGGTATTTATCATATTACAGCACATGTTCGCTTTGATTTTCAAGATATGCAAGCTTTTAAAGATGATGAAGAATTAGTAAAAATTGATGCGCTTGATATTCAAGGGGATACTGGTTATTTTGAATATGCAGTCCCATTACATGTCGATTTACCCAAAGACTCAGCTCTCGAGGATTTAATGGTAAAAGATGTTCGACCAACACTTACTAACCAAATGTGTCAGCTTGAATGGACTGTTACAAGTATTTTTAATGAACAAGAACTAGTCTTAGAAAATGCTTGTGCTTTTGACCAACAATCGGCCACAGTTAAAGCTGAAAAATCAATTACAGTAGAAGAAACAGCACCGCTAAAGCAACATGTAGCTGTTTCAGCCCCAATAGAAGCACAGGCTGAAGTGAAAGTTGCTTCAGCAAAACTTGACAAACTTACAGCGAGTGAACAAAAAACTGTATTAAGAGAATCTTCAAGTCAGATTGTAGTTCGTGAGTCCAGCTCCTGGCAAGAGGTGCCATCTATGATCTGGGATTTAGAAGAAGGTTATACACCGCTAAAAGTTCGTGTCTCAAATGATATCATTTAA
- the hemL gene encoding glutamate-1-semialdehyde-2,1-aminomutase — protein sequence MTRSYEKSKQAYAEAINLMPGGVSSPVRAFKSVNMDPIFMESGHGAIIKDIDGNEYIDYVLSWGPLILGHTHPEVVQAIADAAAKGSSFGAPSYTENRLAKLVLERLPGMEMIRFVSSGTEATMSALRVARGVTGRDKILKFEGSYHGHGDSLLIKAGSGVATLGLPDSPGVPADVARNTLTVAYNDLEGAKLIFEKFGAELAGVIVEPVAGNMGVVPPQPGFLEGLRALTKEYGALLIFDEVMTGFRVDYSCAQSYFNVTPDITTLGKVIGGGLPVGAYAGKKEIMEQIAPAGPIYQAGTLSGNPLAMTAGYETLSRLDKGSYEYFKKLGDQLEAGFREAATKYNIPHTVNRAGSMIGFFFTNENVIDFATAKASDLQLFAEYFRLMAEEGIFLPPSQFEGLFISTAHTEEHIAKTVDAFHKVFAQLAR from the coding sequence ATGACACGTTCTTACGAAAAATCAAAACAAGCATATGCGGAAGCAATTAATTTAATGCCAGGTGGTGTCAGTAGCCCAGTACGTGCATTCAAATCTGTTAATATGGATCCTATTTTCATGGAATCTGGGCATGGTGCTATTATTAAAGATATTGATGGCAATGAATATATTGATTATGTATTATCATGGGGTCCACTTATTTTAGGTCATACACATCCTGAAGTTGTTCAAGCAATTGCAGATGCAGCAGCGAAGGGCTCTTCATTTGGGGCGCCAAGCTATACTGAAAATCGTTTAGCTAAATTGGTATTAGAGCGTTTACCAGGCATGGAAATGATTCGCTTTGTATCTTCTGGTACAGAGGCAACAATGTCTGCACTCCGTGTCGCTCGAGGAGTGACAGGACGAGATAAAATTTTAAAATTTGAGGGCTCTTATCATGGGCATGGAGACTCATTACTAATTAAAGCGGGCTCAGGTGTAGCTACATTAGGCTTACCTGATAGCCCTGGTGTTCCAGCAGATGTTGCACGTAATACATTAACAGTTGCATACAATGATTTAGAGGGTGCAAAGTTAATTTTTGAAAAGTTTGGAGCTGAGCTTGCAGGCGTAATTGTAGAGCCAGTAGCTGGAAATATGGGTGTCGTGCCTCCGCAGCCAGGCTTTTTAGAAGGTTTACGTGCATTAACGAAGGAATATGGAGCATTGTTAATCTTCGACGAGGTTATGACTGGCTTCCGTGTCGATTATAGCTGTGCACAAAGCTATTTTAATGTGACACCAGATATTACAACATTAGGTAAAGTAATTGGCGGTGGACTACCTGTAGGTGCTTATGCAGGGAAGAAGGAAATTATGGAGCAAATAGCACCAGCAGGCCCAATCTATCAAGCTGGCACACTCTCAGGGAATCCATTAGCTATGACTGCAGGCTATGAAACATTATCACGCCTTGATAAAGGTTCATATGAATACTTCAAAAAGCTAGGAGATCAATTAGAGGCTGGTTTCCGAGAAGCAGCCACAAAATACAATATACCGCATACTGTCAATCGTGCTGGTTCAATGATAGGATTCTTCTTTACGAATGAGAACGTGATTGATTTTGCTACAGCGAAAGCATCTGATTTACAATTATTTGCTGAATACTTCCGTCTAATGGCGGAGGAAGGAATATTCTTACCGCCATCTCAATTTGAAGGATTATTTATTTCAACTGCACATACAGAGGAGCATATCGCTAAAACGGTGGATGCCTTCCATAAAGTATTTGCTCAATTAGCTAGATAA
- a CDS encoding cytochrome C assembly protein, which translates to MADLTMTRLYEVMIVLYAISLVFYFTDYFYKQVRARRIAFWLVSFVWVIQSAIILLTFVETKRFPILSLSEGILFYSWLLVTLSIILHCIARVDLPVFIINILGFLFASIFTFMPKRPTGAVSDTLISEMLFIHISFAILSYAAFTLTFVFAILYLILYRLLKKKKWSYLWTRLPSLQQTSSWMNISFFIGIPMLFISLVLGFEWALLTLESLSIFDAKIIGSFIILILYCLILYVNRKSKLTGTTYAWVHIYAYLLVVVNFFLGSSLSRFHLWY; encoded by the coding sequence TTGGCTGATTTGACAATGACAAGGCTTTATGAAGTAATGATCGTCTTGTATGCGATCAGTCTAGTATTTTACTTTACTGATTACTTTTATAAACAAGTACGAGCAAGGCGTATTGCTTTTTGGCTTGTTTCATTTGTATGGGTAATACAAAGTGCCATAATTTTATTAACCTTTGTGGAAACCAAGCGTTTTCCGATTTTATCCTTGTCTGAAGGGATTCTTTTTTATTCCTGGCTGCTCGTTACATTATCTATTATTCTGCATTGCATTGCGCGAGTAGATTTACCGGTATTTATTATTAATATATTAGGGTTTTTATTTGCTAGTATTTTTACTTTTATGCCTAAAAGACCGACAGGAGCAGTTAGTGATACTTTAATTTCGGAAATGCTTTTTATCCATATATCATTTGCGATTTTATCGTATGCAGCATTTACGCTAACATTTGTATTTGCGATATTGTATTTAATTTTATATCGATTACTTAAAAAGAAAAAATGGTCATATTTATGGACAAGGCTGCCATCTTTGCAACAAACGAGTAGCTGGATGAATATATCATTCTTTATTGGAATTCCTATGTTATTTATAAGTTTAGTTTTAGGGTTTGAATGGGCACTATTAACGTTAGAGAGTCTTTCGATTTTTGATGCAAAAATCATTGGTTCATTCATTATCTTAATTTTGTATTGCTTGATATTGTATGTGAATCGCAAAAGTAAGCTAACAGGTACAACTTATGCATGGGTACATATTTACGCATATTTATTAGTTGTTGTGAACTTCTTCCTAGGAAGTAGTTTATCGCGATTCCATTTATGGTATTAG
- a CDS encoding porphobilinogen synthase produces MTKLQFQRHRRLRANAAIRSMVKETYLHKEDLIYPIFVMEGENIKNEVPSMPGVFQFSLDKLEAEIDEVVALGISAVILFGLPAEKDAVGTGAFHDHGIVQEATRLVKERHPELLIIADTCLCEFTDHGHCGLIEGDQILNDPSLDILARTAVSQAKAGADIIAPSNMMDGFVAAIRAGLDEAGFEHIPIMSYAVKYASSYYGPFRDAADGAPQFGDRKSYQMDPSNRIEAFREAESDIEEGADFLIVKPALSYLDIIRDVKNNYTLPIVAYNVSGEYAMIKAAAINGWIEEKNVVLETLLGMKRAGSDLIITYHAKDVARWLEEK; encoded by the coding sequence ATGACAAAATTACAATTTCAAAGACATCGTCGTTTGCGAGCAAACGCAGCGATACGATCAATGGTAAAAGAAACTTACTTACACAAAGAGGACTTAATCTATCCTATTTTCGTTATGGAAGGCGAAAATATTAAAAACGAAGTACCTTCTATGCCAGGTGTTTTTCAATTTTCATTAGATAAACTTGAAGCTGAGATTGATGAAGTTGTAGCATTAGGAATATCAGCAGTTATTTTATTTGGCTTACCTGCTGAAAAGGATGCGGTTGGTACTGGAGCATTCCATGACCATGGTATTGTGCAAGAGGCAACGCGTCTTGTTAAAGAACGCCACCCAGAGCTTTTAATCATAGCAGATACTTGTTTATGTGAATTTACAGATCATGGACATTGTGGCTTAATTGAAGGTGATCAAATTTTAAATGATCCTTCTTTAGATATTTTAGCGCGTACAGCCGTGTCACAAGCAAAAGCAGGAGCAGATATCATCGCGCCGTCGAATATGATGGATGGCTTTGTTGCTGCAATACGTGCAGGCTTAGACGAAGCAGGCTTTGAACATATTCCAATCATGTCATACGCAGTTAAATATGCATCTAGCTATTACGGACCATTTCGTGATGCAGCTGACGGTGCTCCTCAATTTGGCGATCGTAAATCATACCAGATGGACCCATCGAATCGTATAGAGGCATTCCGTGAAGCGGAGTCAGATATTGAAGAAGGTGCGGATTTCTTAATTGTTAAGCCAGCACTAAGCTATTTGGATATTATTCGTGATGTGAAAAATAATTATACTTTACCGATCGTTGCGTACAATGTTTCTGGAGAATATGCAATGATCAAAGCAGCAGCTATTAATGGCTGGATTGAAGAAAAAAATGTAGTGCTTGAAACATTATTAGGCATGAAGCGCGCAGGCTCTGATTTAATCATTACGTATCATGCAAAAGATGTTGCACGTTGGTTGGAGGAGAAATAA
- a CDS encoding aerotolerance regulator BatA: MAHAKKALLSLLCFVLVFMSAAPAVTWAATTIQDVPTNNSKYKAISWAVDNDLLSLNGANNFLPDEQITEQELVVMLAKLDRNYALTYNESVAYNFYSDFYLPFNGTHATSNRSKAITRGQFARVYAAFKGLDLDEPQAVQYLYTNDISTGSTGKKTFADFNPSTKLNRGDIAVFLYRAVQNGSLSVQGLKRAAAGRDNDKVTLPAGFMGSGSTDFEEPKDNSNDFTGPEYVNNALQSIDVEKPDLIANGVDSTLITVSLKACNGDPIADDKSYTFRVTSSYGATIVDTAGDPVRNVQSDGSTVTAIVKAPALTKSVRDTISFELINNTDPGMKCLVGEKLNAQVRYSPQPEMRIDYQVYDPANTDDDNGNVTPPFKPYEKLPEFFTENIIDVYNPVPLDKDADKKLFSIGQQTNVTDALGNVQNTYLRYGGSDPKYPALGYENAILQFENYDISVYLFEELLNRRLKDSVTTPAKTEIMYMISDDGRPIYRVQGIDDAIASQVENINPVGSIIQLMNHMPEEKKLTLEHYDSVMKIYAILTNLSNYDRTVLLKYQGGKLLGQVEAYKKRVEALKESAEAASRPSGKDRYTKVMVTLVRAGGEPITDYQGTVKIKFDGVEKTASFVTNTSDYLDKTGGPGTAVAYFDSIIYGKSKVEATLVNKIDPRYTTILKDLTDKTITKEIFTNPYFSKNSCSLATEVAFVVDYSASMKTADQTNFRGKKTLEAINQIKAKNNIVVETNTKATVLAEGSTENVLKKDLYKTSKEKGATDIFAGIELALTKFSNDAKTSKAMVVISDGKTSKSKMTKVLNDAKKQGVKIYTVSMGKKSQINDAILMQLASETGGTYYHAIDNLQLHQVFQKLIDAILCKTTSSSCVNPDNLFEEASVTLRKGNITMNARIDGNCSNVAKVNVRFTSVSGDVQFELKKRSDNVYMLTKTVQTMQDFKVNNEIEFVAYDKEDKIITLKTVTITN, encoded by the coding sequence ATGGCACATGCTAAAAAAGCATTGTTATCACTGCTTTGCTTCGTACTAGTATTTATGTCAGCAGCTCCTGCTGTTACTTGGGCAGCCACGACAATTCAGGATGTACCGACGAATAATAGTAAATACAAAGCTATATCATGGGCAGTTGATAATGACTTACTATCATTGAATGGCGCTAATAATTTTTTACCAGATGAACAAATAACTGAACAAGAGCTTGTAGTTATGCTCGCAAAGCTTGATCGTAATTATGCATTAACGTATAACGAAAGTGTAGCGTATAACTTCTATAGTGATTTCTACTTACCTTTTAATGGTACACATGCAACTTCGAATCGTTCCAAAGCAATAACACGTGGTCAATTTGCACGGGTATATGCAGCCTTTAAAGGTTTAGATCTAGATGAACCTCAAGCAGTACAATATTTATATACAAATGATATTTCAACAGGTAGTACAGGAAAGAAAACATTTGCTGATTTTAATCCCTCTACAAAATTAAATCGTGGGGATATTGCAGTATTTTTATATCGTGCTGTACAAAATGGTTCCTTAAGTGTTCAAGGATTAAAACGTGCTGCTGCTGGCCGTGATAATGATAAAGTTACTTTACCAGCAGGCTTTATGGGCTCAGGTAGTACAGATTTTGAAGAACCAAAGGATAATTCCAATGATTTTACTGGACCAGAATATGTAAATAACGCTCTACAAAGCATCGATGTTGAAAAACCAGATTTAATTGCAAATGGAGTTGACTCAACACTAATTACAGTATCGTTAAAAGCCTGTAATGGTGATCCAATTGCAGACGATAAATCTTATACATTCCGTGTAACTTCATCATATGGTGCAACAATTGTGGATACAGCAGGCGATCCAGTTAGAAACGTACAATCTGATGGCTCTACAGTGACAGCTATAGTAAAAGCACCAGCATTAACAAAGTCTGTCCGTGACACTATTTCTTTCGAGTTGATTAACAATACAGATCCAGGTATGAAATGTCTAGTAGGTGAAAAATTAAATGCACAGGTGCGTTATTCACCTCAACCAGAGATGCGTATTGATTACCAAGTGTATGATCCAGCCAATACCGATGATGATAATGGAAATGTTACACCTCCATTTAAACCTTACGAAAAATTGCCTGAGTTCTTTACGGAAAATATCATTGATGTTTACAATCCAGTTCCTTTGGACAAAGATGCAGATAAAAAGCTGTTTAGTATTGGTCAGCAAACGAATGTAACAGATGCACTTGGCAATGTGCAAAATACGTATTTAAGATATGGTGGTTCTGATCCAAAATATCCTGCTTTAGGTTATGAGAATGCCATTTTACAGTTTGAGAACTATGATATTTCCGTTTATTTATTTGAAGAACTATTAAATCGACGTTTGAAGGATTCCGTGACAACACCTGCTAAAACAGAAATTATGTATATGATTTCTGATGATGGTCGTCCTATCTATCGTGTGCAAGGAATTGACGATGCGATTGCTTCACAGGTAGAAAATATAAATCCAGTTGGTTCCATTATTCAGCTGATGAATCATATGCCAGAGGAAAAGAAATTAACATTAGAGCATTATGATAGTGTTATGAAAATATATGCTATTCTTACGAATTTGAGTAACTATGATCGAACAGTTCTATTAAAATATCAAGGCGGTAAATTACTTGGACAGGTAGAGGCTTATAAAAAGCGTGTAGAAGCATTAAAAGAAAGCGCAGAGGCAGCATCTAGACCATCTGGTAAAGATCGTTACACAAAAGTAATGGTTACATTAGTGAGAGCTGGCGGGGAACCAATTACTGACTATCAAGGAACTGTAAAAATTAAATTCGATGGTGTAGAAAAGACGGCTTCATTTGTGACAAATACCTCGGATTATTTAGATAAAACAGGGGGACCTGGAACAGCAGTAGCTTACTTTGATTCTATTATTTATGGGAAATCTAAAGTAGAAGCAACACTAGTCAATAAAATTGATCCGCGTTATACCACAATATTAAAAGACCTGACGGATAAAACGATTACTAAGGAAATTTTTACGAATCCGTATTTCAGTAAAAATTCTTGTTCATTAGCAACAGAGGTCGCATTTGTGGTTGATTATTCTGCATCCATGAAAACTGCTGATCAAACAAATTTCCGTGGTAAGAAAACGTTGGAAGCTATAAATCAAATTAAGGCAAAAAATAATATAGTGGTAGAAACGAATACAAAAGCTACTGTACTAGCAGAAGGTAGTACGGAGAATGTATTGAAAAAAGATCTCTATAAAACATCGAAAGAGAAGGGTGCTACAGACATCTTTGCAGGCATTGAATTAGCCCTTACGAAATTCTCAAACGATGCGAAAACGTCAAAAGCAATGGTTGTCATATCTGATGGCAAGACAAGTAAATCTAAAATGACAAAAGTGCTGAATGATGCGAAAAAGCAAGGCGTTAAAATTTATACAGTAAGTATGGGTAAAAAATCACAAATCAATGATGCCATTTTAATGCAGCTGGCTTCAGAAACTGGTGGAACTTATTATCATGCAATCGATAATTTACAGTTACATCAGGTGTTCCAAAAATTAATTGATGCGATTTTATGTAAAACAACTTCTTCAAGCTGTGTAAATCCTGATAATCTATTTGAAGAAGCATCTGTTACATTACGCAAAGGGAATATTACAATGAATGCTAGAATTGATGGTAATTGTTCAAATGTTGCGAAGGTTAATGTGCGCTTCACCTCTGTAAGCGGAGATGTACAATTCGAATTAAAGAAACGTAGTGATAATGTATATATGCTGACAAAAACAGTTCAAACTATGCAAGACTTCAAGGTGAACAACGAAATAGAATTTGTAGCATATGATAAAGAAGATAAAATCATCACGTTAAAGACAGTAACAATCACTAATTAA
- a CDS encoding hydroxymethylbilane synthase yields the protein MRKIIVGSRRSKLALTQTNWFINELKAAGVPFEFEVKEIVTKGDQILDVQLSKVGGKGLFVKEIEQALFDKEIDFAVHSMKDMPAVLPEGLVIGCIPPREDARDAFISKGHVKFADLPASAIVGTSSLRRSAQLLTVRPDIEIKWIRGNVDTRLAKLETDEYDAIILAAAGLKRLGWSDEVVTEFLPVEDCLPAVAQGSLGIECRGDDTELLTELGKLTDSVTWQEAHAERAFLAAMDGGCQVPIAGYAKSNGEEITITGLVAAPDASVVYKETVVGSDAEAVGKELAEILTKQGAFELIQRVKAEQDAK from the coding sequence TTGAGAAAAATTATTGTAGGTTCTAGGAGAAGTAAGCTGGCATTAACACAAACAAATTGGTTTATTAATGAATTAAAGGCAGCTGGCGTACCATTTGAATTTGAAGTAAAGGAAATTGTTACAAAAGGCGACCAAATTTTAGATGTGCAACTTTCAAAAGTTGGAGGAAAAGGGCTTTTCGTTAAAGAAATTGAACAAGCATTGTTTGATAAGGAAATTGATTTTGCTGTTCATTCGATGAAGGATATGCCCGCAGTACTACCTGAGGGACTAGTAATAGGCTGTATTCCACCGCGTGAAGATGCACGTGATGCATTTATTTCAAAAGGACATGTGAAATTTGCCGACCTCCCTGCTAGTGCTATAGTGGGAACAAGCTCACTTCGACGTAGTGCTCAGTTGCTAACAGTCCGCCCTGATATAGAAATTAAATGGATCCGTGGAAATGTAGATACACGTTTGGCAAAGCTTGAAACAGATGAATATGATGCCATTATTTTAGCGGCTGCTGGACTAAAACGTCTAGGCTGGAGCGATGAAGTGGTGACTGAGTTTTTACCTGTTGAGGATTGTCTTCCAGCTGTAGCGCAAGGTTCACTTGGGATTGAATGCCGTGGTGATGATACTGAACTATTAACAGAATTAGGCAAATTAACTGATAGCGTTACTTGGCAAGAAGCACATGCAGAACGTGCTTTCCTTGCAGCAATGGATGGTGGCTGTCAAGTACCTATCGCAGGATATGCTAAATCGAATGGGGAAGAAATTACAATAACTGGCCTTGTTGCTGCACCAGACGCCTCAGTTGTTTATAAGGAGACAGTAGTCGGCTCTGATGCGGAGGCAGTTGGGAAAGAGCTTGCTGAGATTTTAACGAAGCAAGGTGCCTTTGAATTAATTCAGCGTGTAAAGGCAGAGCAAGATGCAAAGTAA
- a CDS encoding glutamyl-tRNA reductase yields MHTIVVGLNYKTAPVEIREKLSFIESELPQAMEALQKQKSILENVIVSTCNRTEIYAVVDQLHTGRHFVKQFLANWFDLPAETFSSYLTIREEDEAIEHLFKVTAGIDSMVLGETQILGQVKKSFLSGQEIGTTGTVYNQLFKQAVTFAKRAHNETAIGENAVSVSYAAVELAKKIFGSLQRKHVAILGAGKMGELAIENLYGSGVGKVTVINRTFEKAESLAAKFHGEAKSMKELQCSLLEADILITSTGATDYVIDYELMQFVERLRKGKPLFMVDIAVPRDIDPRVGDLPNVFLYDIDDLQGIVEANLAERERAAADITSMIGKEVLQFKDWVATLGVVPVISALRKKASHIQEETMISIENKMPDLTDRERKILSKHTKSIINQLLKEPILQAKEMANSPKANEQLRLFQQIFGIEEAVEAEVHAMTKQELDRKERVQSTQPSTEPKYSF; encoded by the coding sequence ATGCATACCATCGTAGTAGGCTTGAATTATAAAACAGCGCCTGTTGAAATTCGTGAAAAGTTATCATTCATAGAGAGTGAACTGCCACAAGCAATGGAAGCGCTGCAAAAACAAAAAAGCATATTAGAAAACGTTATTGTTTCAACATGCAACCGAACAGAAATTTATGCTGTAGTGGATCAATTGCATACGGGACGTCATTTTGTAAAACAATTTTTAGCAAATTGGTTCGATTTACCGGCGGAGACATTTTCTTCTTATCTAACTATTCGAGAAGAAGATGAGGCAATCGAGCATTTATTCAAAGTGACGGCAGGAATTGATTCTATGGTTCTTGGTGAAACGCAAATTTTAGGTCAAGTAAAGAAAAGCTTCTTAAGTGGACAAGAGATTGGAACAACAGGAACGGTGTACAATCAGCTATTTAAACAAGCAGTGACATTTGCGAAGCGTGCACATAATGAAACGGCTATCGGTGAGAACGCGGTATCAGTTTCTTATGCAGCAGTTGAATTAGCGAAGAAAATATTCGGATCCTTACAGCGAAAACATGTGGCCATTTTAGGTGCTGGAAAAATGGGGGAACTTGCTATTGAAAATCTTTACGGAAGCGGTGTAGGAAAAGTAACCGTTATTAACCGTACATTTGAAAAAGCAGAAAGCCTGGCAGCTAAATTCCATGGTGAAGCAAAATCAATGAAAGAGCTGCAATGTTCTTTACTGGAAGCGGATATTTTAATTACGTCTACAGGTGCTACAGATTATGTGATTGATTATGAACTGATGCAATTTGTTGAACGTTTACGTAAAGGTAAACCATTATTTATGGTAGATATTGCGGTACCACGTGATATTGATCCGCGTGTTGGAGATTTACCTAATGTTTTCTTATATGATATAGATGATTTACAGGGGATTGTTGAAGCAAACTTAGCTGAGCGTGAGCGTGCGGCAGCTGACATTACGTCAATGATTGGCAAAGAAGTTCTTCAATTTAAAGACTGGGTTGCAACTCTCGGTGTTGTGCCAGTGATTTCAGCGTTACGTAAAAAAGCTAGTCATATTCAAGAAGAGACAATGATTAGCATTGAAAATAAAATGCCGGATTTAACGGATCGTGAACGTAAAATTTTAAGTAAACATACTAAATCTATTATTAATCAGCTGTTAAAAGAGCCCATCTTACAAGCAAAAGAAATGGCGAATTCACCAAAAGCAAATGAACAGTTACGTTTATTCCAACAAATTTTTGGTATTGAGGAAGCTGTAGAAGCTGAGGTACATGCAATGACAAAGCAAGAGCTTGATCGTAAAGAGCGTGTGCAATCAACACAACCTTCTACTGAACCAAAGTACTCTTTCTAA
- a CDS encoding uroporphyrinogen-III synthase, whose amino-acid sequence MQSNLPLEGKTIILTGTSKTATIIDDITALGGRAVIAPLIETCELIDRNDDVQIEFARQFEWLIFTSQNAVDAFSSKMQRFNLSARHFQGKIASIGTRTTTALENLGFHVSFMPSIFSADVFVKEFPEVAGSNPSCLFIRGEKAKNTLKEGLPFKIKEWTVYETIERHDQKQIIIECIRASNDVTVILASPSAVDVYAMDVASVIGWKATRIAAIGHITEAAISNHGATVDVKPSVYTMHAVIEEIMKVGYRK is encoded by the coding sequence ATGCAAAGTAATTTACCTTTAGAAGGTAAAACAATTATTTTGACAGGTACATCTAAAACGGCAACAATAATAGATGACATTACAGCTTTAGGTGGACGTGCCGTCATTGCCCCATTGATTGAAACTTGCGAGCTGATAGATAGAAATGATGATGTACAAATAGAGTTTGCGCGTCAATTTGAATGGCTTATTTTTACAAGTCAAAATGCTGTAGACGCTTTTTCCAGTAAAATGCAGCGATTTAATTTAAGTGCAAGGCATTTCCAAGGGAAGATTGCTTCCATTGGCACTAGAACAACTACAGCACTAGAAAATCTAGGATTCCATGTAAGTTTTATGCCTTCCATCTTTAGTGCAGATGTATTTGTTAAAGAATTTCCCGAAGTAGCAGGTAGTAATCCTAGTTGTCTATTTATTCGTGGAGAAAAAGCGAAAAACACACTGAAGGAAGGTCTGCCCTTTAAAATAAAGGAATGGACAGTGTATGAAACGATTGAGCGTCATGACCAAAAACAAATCATTATAGAATGCATACGTGCAAGTAATGATGTCACGGTGATTTTAGCTAGTCCTTCGGCTGTTGATGTCTATGCAATGGATGTAGCTTCAGTCATTGGGTGGAAGGCGACTCGTATTGCAGCAATTGGTCATATTACAGAAGCGGCTATTTCAAATCACGGTGCTACAGTAGATGTTAAGCCTAGCGTATATACTATGCACGCAGTCATCGAAGAAATAATGAAAGTAGGGTACAGAAAATGA